The following coding sequences are from one Panicum hallii strain FIL2 chromosome 5, PHallii_v3.1, whole genome shotgun sequence window:
- the LOC112896002 gene encoding protein NETWORKED 4B-like — MKPPLERNPTKKRHSWWWDSHISPKNSKWLAENLEEMDKQVKEMLQLIEEDGDSFAKKAQMYYQRRPMLITHVENFYRMYRALAERYDNVTGELRKNIPTRLQSTGSLASSECGSELQRSPSPSPEPLQRSWTREQSPRAAGFDFFLSNKNNDSPASRKEPEDLASQSESDAKSEDGEDDGIAYTLHQRVLELEDELNMTNQKLRDANEKLEILEEKSLRCHCDYKENGNVADQTAILSREHSNMLEQNKKLEADIIELKEEVDSARRQFEEELSERDGEISKLKQDLADASEKLLQEKCTNGARISELQKSVKDIRSKLERVSEEKLLVEKQVKELEEANAEAEKYSQELTEDAERLSEEKFRHEAEILTMQQSIENLKSRIESLAQEKSLMTTWFSDLEQVVGRGRSIFVG, encoded by the exons ATGAAGCCACCTTTGGAGAGGAACCCTACCAAGAAGCGCCATTCGTGGTGGTGGGACAGTCACATTAGCCCCAAGAACTCGAAATGGCTTGCAGAAAATCTCGAAG AAATGGATAAGCAAGTGAAGGAAATGCTCCAGCTGATCGAGGAGGACGGCGACTCCTTTGCAAAGAAAGCACAGATGTACTACCAGAGGCGTCCAATGCTCATCACTCATGTCGAGAATTTCTACAGGATGTACCGCGCTCTAGCTGAGCGCTATGACAATGTCACCGGTGAATTGCGCAAGAATATCCCAACAAGGCTGCAGTCAACAGGATCTTTAGCTAGTTCAGAGTGTGGTTCTGAGCTCCAGAGGTCACCCTCACCATCTCCTGAGCCACTACAGAGGTCATGGACAAGAGAGCAGAGTCCTAGAGCTGCCGGCTTTGATTTCTTCCTGAGTAACAAGAACAATGATTCGCCAGCATCAAGGAAGGAGCCTGAGGATCTGGCATCGCAGTCAGAGTCTGATGCGAAATCCGAAGatggcgaggatgatggcattgCCTACACATTGCATCAAAGAGTTCTTGAACTTGAGGACGAGCTCAATATGACAAACCAGAAACTGCGTGATGCAAATGAAAAACTTGAGATTTTGGAGGAGAAGAGCTTGAGGTGCCATTGTGATTATAAAGAGAATGGAAATGTTGCTGATCAAACAGCAATTTTGTCCAGAGAGCACTCTAATATGTTGGAACAAAACAAGAAGCTAGAAGCTGACATTATTGAGCTCAAGGAAGAAGTGGATTCAGCAAGAAGGCAATTTGAAGAGGAATTGTCTGAAAGGGATGGAGAAATTAGCAAGTTAAAGCAAGACCTTGCTGATGCTTCAGAGAAATTGCTACAAGAGAAGTGCACTAATGGTGCGCGAATATCTGAGCTGCAAAAATCGGTTAAAGACATCAGGTCCAAACTAGAGAGAGTTTCTGAAGAGAAATTACTAGTTGAGAAGCAGGTtaaggagctggaggaagcaAATGCTGAAGCTGAAAAGTACAGTCAAGAACTGACTGAAGACGCTGAAAGGCTTTCAGAGGAGAAGTTCAGGCATGAAGCTGAGATTCTCACAATGCAGCAGAGCATTGAAAATCTGAAGTCCAGAATTGAGAGCCTTGCTCAAGAGAAATCGTTGATGACAACATGGTTCTCAGACTTGGAGCAAGTTGTGGGGCGGGGAAGGAGCATTTTCGTCGGGTAA
- the LOC112892221 gene encoding protein NETWORKED 4B-like isoform X1 has product MQTVPLYRSTKRNFLFLVRMKRMHRMPTKKSHSWWWDSHISPKNSKWLAENLEEMDKQVKEMLKLIEDEGDSFAKKAEMYYQRRPLLVTHVENFYRMYRALAERYDNVTGELRKNLPSSLQSQGSGISETDSETQSISPSPEPNMEQKTPKQKRKTRAVGFDVFLGSGGSSDISKKGSDGSSSSSSDSDSEVDEGSEENGNGISYIMNGRINELEEELQEARQQIEALEEKNMHCQCEKLEESLKQVSSEKEDLVAAVLANKNNIEGLKGDLAKVTGEKLQLEAQVKELEQASQSLDDSSAEIMKLQEIIKDLQARLQNDSNEKSILEERALEFEQVHKQLEDSRTEVRELQATINNLKDDLGKSLQEKALLQDRVKDLEQASCDLNASVASLEGKLTATEAQLEQLRAEKAEASLKSEEQISELNETIADLKKKLDLLSSEKSAVDNKMSILLIDVTTRDEKLKEMDSHLHQLHLEHVKLLEEADVARKAVSDLRARVCELEEEVEKQKLMISDSAEGKREAIRQLCFSLDHYRHGYEQLRQLLQGHKRPMVMAS; this is encoded by the coding sequence AGATGGATAAGCAAGTTAAAGAGATGCTGAAGCTCATAGAGGATGAAGGTGATTCTTTTGCAAAGAAGGCTGAGATGTATTACCAAAGACGGCCTTTGCTTGTAACCCATGTCGAGAACTTCTATCGCATGTACCGTGCTCTTGCCGAGCGTTATGACAATGTGACTGGGGAATTGCGCAAGAATCTTCCATCATCTCTGCAGTCTCAAGGCTCTGGTATATCTGAAACTGATTCCGAGACGCAATCAATTTCCCCATCTCCAGAGCCTAACATGGAACAGAAGACACCAAAACAGAAGCGCAAAACAAGAGCAGTTGGCTTTGATGTGTTCCTTGGTTCTGGTGGAAGCTCAGACATTTCGAAGAAGGGTAGTGATGgatcatcatcttcttcttcagatTCTGATTCAGAGGTTGATGAAGGAAGTGAAGAAAATGGCAATGGAATTTCTTATATAATGAATGGACGGATCAATGAGCTAGAAGAGGAGCTTCAGGAAGCAAGGCAACAAATTGAGGCACTTGAGGAAAAGAACATGCACTGCCAATGTGAAAAACTTGAGGAGAGTCTCAAACAAGTTAGCAGTGAAAAGGAAGATTTAGTAGCTGCAGTTCTGGCAAACAAGAACAACATTGAGGGTCTAAAAGGAGACCTAGCAAAAGTTACAGGAGAGAAATTGCAGCTGGAGGCCCAGGTAAAGGAGCTTGAACAAGCATCTCAGAGCTTAGATGATTCTTCTGCAGAGATTATGAAGTTACAAGAAATAATCAAGGATCTGCAAGCAAGATTGCAAAATGATTCAAATGAGAAAAGTATACTTGAGGAACGCGCTCTGGAGTTTGAGCAAGTTCATAAGCAGTTAGAGGATTCAAGGACTGAGGTCAGGGAGCTACAGGCTACAATCAATAACCTGAAAGATGACTTAGGAAAAAGTCTGCAAGAGAAAGCACTGCTTCAGGACCGTGTGAAGGATCTAGAACAAGCAAGTTGTGACTTAAATGCCTCGGTGGCTTCTCTTGAGGGCAAGTTAACCGCCACAGAGGCACAGCTTGAACAACTTCGCGCCGAGAAGGCAGAAGCTTCCCTCAAGAGCGAGGAGCAAATATCTGAACTGAATGAAACCATCGCTGATCTTAAGAAGAAGCTTGATCTGCTGTCCTCAGAGAAATCTGCAGTTGACAACAAGATGTCCATTCTGCTGATTGATGTCACTACTCGTGATGAAAAGCTGAAGGAGATGGACAGCCACTTGCATCAGCTGCACCTGGAGCATGTCAAGCTGCTCGAAGAAGCAGATGTCGCACGGAAGGCTGTCTCAGACCTGCGTGCAAGGGTGTGCGAGCTCGAGGAAGAGGTTGAAAAGCAGAAGCTTATGATATCCGATAGCGCAGAGGGGAAGCGGGAAGCGATCAGGCAGCTGTGCTTCTCGCTTGATCACTACCGCCATGGGTATGAGCAGCTCCGGCAGCTCCTTCAGGGCCACAAGAGGCCAATGGTGATGGCATCTTGA
- the LOC112892221 gene encoding protein NETWORKED 4B-like isoform X2, with product MKRMHRMPTKKSHSWWWDSHISPKNSKWLAENLEEMDKQVKEMLKLIEDEGDSFAKKAEMYYQRRPLLVTHVENFYRMYRALAERYDNVTGELRKNLPSSLQSQGSGISETDSETQSISPSPEPNMEQKTPKQKRKTRAVGFDVFLGSGGSSDISKKGSDGSSSSSSDSDSEVDEGSEENGNGISYIMNGRINELEEELQEARQQIEALEEKNMHCQCEKLEESLKQVSSEKEDLVAAVLANKNNIEGLKGDLAKVTGEKLQLEAQVKELEQASQSLDDSSAEIMKLQEIIKDLQARLQNDSNEKSILEERALEFEQVHKQLEDSRTEVRELQATINNLKDDLGKSLQEKALLQDRVKDLEQASCDLNASVASLEGKLTATEAQLEQLRAEKAEASLKSEEQISELNETIADLKKKLDLLSSEKSAVDNKMSILLIDVTTRDEKLKEMDSHLHQLHLEHVKLLEEADVARKAVSDLRARVCELEEEVEKQKLMISDSAEGKREAIRQLCFSLDHYRHGYEQLRQLLQGHKRPMVMAS from the coding sequence AGATGGATAAGCAAGTTAAAGAGATGCTGAAGCTCATAGAGGATGAAGGTGATTCTTTTGCAAAGAAGGCTGAGATGTATTACCAAAGACGGCCTTTGCTTGTAACCCATGTCGAGAACTTCTATCGCATGTACCGTGCTCTTGCCGAGCGTTATGACAATGTGACTGGGGAATTGCGCAAGAATCTTCCATCATCTCTGCAGTCTCAAGGCTCTGGTATATCTGAAACTGATTCCGAGACGCAATCAATTTCCCCATCTCCAGAGCCTAACATGGAACAGAAGACACCAAAACAGAAGCGCAAAACAAGAGCAGTTGGCTTTGATGTGTTCCTTGGTTCTGGTGGAAGCTCAGACATTTCGAAGAAGGGTAGTGATGgatcatcatcttcttcttcagatTCTGATTCAGAGGTTGATGAAGGAAGTGAAGAAAATGGCAATGGAATTTCTTATATAATGAATGGACGGATCAATGAGCTAGAAGAGGAGCTTCAGGAAGCAAGGCAACAAATTGAGGCACTTGAGGAAAAGAACATGCACTGCCAATGTGAAAAACTTGAGGAGAGTCTCAAACAAGTTAGCAGTGAAAAGGAAGATTTAGTAGCTGCAGTTCTGGCAAACAAGAACAACATTGAGGGTCTAAAAGGAGACCTAGCAAAAGTTACAGGAGAGAAATTGCAGCTGGAGGCCCAGGTAAAGGAGCTTGAACAAGCATCTCAGAGCTTAGATGATTCTTCTGCAGAGATTATGAAGTTACAAGAAATAATCAAGGATCTGCAAGCAAGATTGCAAAATGATTCAAATGAGAAAAGTATACTTGAGGAACGCGCTCTGGAGTTTGAGCAAGTTCATAAGCAGTTAGAGGATTCAAGGACTGAGGTCAGGGAGCTACAGGCTACAATCAATAACCTGAAAGATGACTTAGGAAAAAGTCTGCAAGAGAAAGCACTGCTTCAGGACCGTGTGAAGGATCTAGAACAAGCAAGTTGTGACTTAAATGCCTCGGTGGCTTCTCTTGAGGGCAAGTTAACCGCCACAGAGGCACAGCTTGAACAACTTCGCGCCGAGAAGGCAGAAGCTTCCCTCAAGAGCGAGGAGCAAATATCTGAACTGAATGAAACCATCGCTGATCTTAAGAAGAAGCTTGATCTGCTGTCCTCAGAGAAATCTGCAGTTGACAACAAGATGTCCATTCTGCTGATTGATGTCACTACTCGTGATGAAAAGCTGAAGGAGATGGACAGCCACTTGCATCAGCTGCACCTGGAGCATGTCAAGCTGCTCGAAGAAGCAGATGTCGCACGGAAGGCTGTCTCAGACCTGCGTGCAAGGGTGTGCGAGCTCGAGGAAGAGGTTGAAAAGCAGAAGCTTATGATATCCGATAGCGCAGAGGGGAAGCGGGAAGCGATCAGGCAGCTGTGCTTCTCGCTTGATCACTACCGCCATGGGTATGAGCAGCTCCGGCAGCTCCTTCAGGGCCACAAGAGGCCAATGGTGATGGCATCTTGA